Proteins co-encoded in one Quercus robur chromosome 8, dhQueRobu3.1, whole genome shotgun sequence genomic window:
- the LOC126695398 gene encoding protein VASCULATURE COMPLEXITY AND CONNECTIVITY-like, which translates to MAKIVGAFICVLIVAMDVMAGILGIEAEIEQNKVKHLRLWIFECKDPSEQAFKLGFGAAALLGLAHVIANLLGGCNCICSQEELEKASPSRQLSVACLIFTWIIFAVGLSMLVIGTLSNRKSRASCGFTHHHFLSIGGILCFVHGLFSVSFYVSTTANLS; encoded by the exons atgGCCAAGATAGTAGGTGCTTTTATTTGTGTATTGATAGTGGCAATGGATGTCATGGCCGGGATCCTAGGCATTGAAGCtgaaattgaacaaaacaaG GTCAAGCACTTAAGGCTATGGATATTCGAGTGTAAAGACCCAAGTGAGCAGGCTTTCAAGCTGGGTTTTGGTGCAGCAGCACTTCTGGGTCTAGCCCATGTCATAGCCAACTTGCTTGGTGGGTGTAACTGCATTTGTTCTCAAGAAGAGCTCGAAAAGGCTTCCCCAAGTAGGCAACTCTCAGTGGCTTGCCTCATTTTCACTTG GATTATATTTGCCGTGGGATTGTCCATGCTGGTGATAGGGACTTTGTCAAACCGCAAGTCAAGGGCTTCCTGTGGTTTCACACACCATCATTTTCTGTCCATTGGAGggattttgtgttttgttcatGGCCTGTTTTCTGTTTCATTTTACGTTTCTACCACTGCCAACCTTAGTTAG
- the LOC126695399 gene encoding transcription factor bHLH117, translated as MDRNLESSASDEANFDAMFSGVSLQSFLTLNTTHTMPSSATTTSTYPCEDFPALNLNRSASASAAHLGESSSLNYAGSDSEFKLPKTEPFYYPSEGFLETESTQPFNFLSIPIPNHSVLTNSTSSSSSPFHHLPDLHSLELTRAQQVQVQLCRPLLPELPSKRVRVDSATTRSQETLDSIVQSCRVMPQSKLARRRRQKLSEKTQSLQRLMPWDTKMDMATMMEEAHKYITFLQAQLKALQTMPPSSSSSSSSSSANYEFGGLERLTRNQVLRVLLNSRVAQTVLYSKGCCVVSAEQLDLLQKLIFQQRQQQQMVLAPSSSRLFFNH; from the coding sequence ATGGATAGGAATTTGGAGAGCTCTGCCTCTGATGAGGCTAACTTCGACGCCATGTTCTCCGGAGTGAGCCTTCAGTCTTTTCTCACTCTGAATACTACTCACACAATGCCCTCATCAGCTACCACCACGTCCACGTATCCCTGCGAGGACTTTCCGGCTCTCAATCTCAACCGCTCCGCCTCCGCCTCCGCCGCCCACCTCGGAGAAAGCTCTTCTCTCAACTACGCTGGCTCGGACTCGGAGTTCAAGCTTCCCAAAACCGAACCGTTTTACTATCCATCGGAAGGGTTCCTCGAAACTGAGTCTACTCAGCCATTTAACTTCTTATCCATCCCAATCCCAAACCACTCCGTTCTCACCAACTCCACgtcatcatcttcttcaccgTTCCACCACTTGCCAGACCTACACTCCCTCGAACTCACCCGAGCTCAACAGGTCCAAGTCCAACTTTGTCGTCCTCTTCTTCCTGAGTTGCCATCGAAACGAGTCCGAGTTGACTCGGCGACTACTCGCAGCCAGGAAACCCTAGACTCAATCGTGCAGAGCTGCAGGGTGATGCCACAGAGCAAGCTGGCAAGGAGGCGTCGTCAGAAGCTGAGCGAGAAGACGCAGAGCTTGCAGAGGCTAATGCCATGGGACACGAAGATGGACATGGCGACTATGATGGAGGAGGCCCATAAATACATCACGTTCCTTCAGGCCCAACTCAAGGCCCTTCAGACCATGCCTCCTtcttcctcatcctcatcctcatcctcttCGGCCAATTACGAGTTTGGTGGGCTGGAGAGGCTGACCCGAAACCAGGTCCTCCGGGTCCTACTCAACTCGCGTGTTGCTCAGACTGTGCTCTACTCCAAAGGCTGTTGCGTTGTCTCTGCCGAGCAGTTGGATTTGCTCCAAAAGCTGATTTTCCAGCAGCGGCAACAACAGCAAATGGTGCTTGCTCCATCTTCGTCCAGGCTTTTCTTCAATCACTGA